Proteins from a single region of Perognathus longimembris pacificus isolate PPM17 chromosome 27, ASM2315922v1, whole genome shotgun sequence:
- the Ccdc77 gene encoding coiled-coil domain-containing protein 77: protein MNFTPTPTPVCKKTTIAAHRCGTCSECRSPPRWRAMADSMESTPLPSTKDRLAVLCPSQELLEYYQKKMAACEMENEDLLRKLELYKEVCEGQHKLDWDLQQREEEIAELQKALSDMQVCLFQEREHVLRLYSENDRLRIRELEDKKKIQSLLALVGTDSGEVTYFYKEPPHKVTIPQKTVQPVGAQEPGRPSSCKADPKISRKRAALREKEDGSEHHPRDTDTLALQVEALQAQLEEQTRLSREQVHSLMEDRRIHLEEIQVQQQRNQHRIKELTRSLHHTQELLYESTKDFLQLRCDSQSKEQSWMLEKDHLVSELRQCRGQGRKKEDRSGRALPAFHETHPTQHEYLKSLKDKLVQEQKLSAMYQEQCISLEEELARIREEEGARREIFKDRSHKMGKRLQMMTKRYEALEHRRALEVEGFKTDIRGLRQKLKDLEQMLYRATLSTQANKDLAMLCEVRSSNRRAHKIQGELRNLKSKVFGLENQLRLC from the exons ATGAACTTTACCCCGACACCCACCCCAGTCTGCAAAAA AACGACCATCGCCGCCCACCGCTGCGGCACCTGCTCGGAGTGCAGGAGCCCCCCCAGATGGAGGGCGATGGCGGACTCGATGGAGTCGACTCCCTTGCCTTCAACCAAAGACCGCCTGGCAGTCCTCTGCCCTTCCCAGGAGCTCCTGGAGTATTATCAGAAGAAGATGGCGGCGTGTGAGATGGAAAACGAGGACCTCCTGCGGAAGCTGGAGCTCTACAAGGAAGTTTGTGAAGGGCAG CACAAGCTCGACTGGGATTTGcagcagagggaggaagaaattgCCGAGTTGCAGAAAGCCCTGAGCGACATGCAGGTGTGCCTCTTCCAGGAACGGGAGCACGTTTTACGCCTCTACTCCGAAAACGACCGGCTGAGAATCAG GGAGCTGGAAGACAAGAAGAAGATCCAGAGCCTGCTGGCCCTCGTGGGAACGGACAGCGGGGAAGTGACGTACTTCTACAAGGAGCCGCCCCACAAG GTCACCATTCCCCAGAAGACCGTCCAGCCTGTGGGGGCACAGGAGCCGGGGCGGCCCTCCTCCTGCAAAGCAG aCCCTAAAATAAGCAGGAAAAGAGCCGCgttgagagaaaaggaagacGGTTCCGAGCACCACCCGCGGGACACGGACACGCTGGCCCTGCAG GTAGAAGCGCTGCAGGCGCAGCTGGAGGAGCAGACCAGGCTGTCCCGGGAGCAGGTGCACAGCCTGATGGAGGACCGGAGGATCCACCTGGAGGAGATCCAGGTTCAGCAGCAGCGGAACCAGCACAGGATCAAGGAGCTCACGAGGAG cctccaccACACGCAGGAGCTGCTGTACGAGAGCACCAAAGACTTCTTACAGCTGCGGTGTGACAGCCAGAGCAAAGAGCAGTCGTGGATGCTGGAGAAGGACCACCTGGTGTCGGAGCTCAGGCAGTGCCGGGGGCAGGGCAGGAAGAAGGAGGACAGGAGCGGACGGGCCCTGCCGGCCTTCCACGAGACGCACCCCACCCAGCACGAGTACCTGAAG TCCCTGAAGGACAAGTTAGTACAGGAGCAGAAGCTGTCCGCCATGTACCAGGAGCAGTGCATTTCCCTGGAGGAGGAGCTCGCCCGCATTCGGGAGGAGGAGGGCGCCAGGAGGGAGATTTTCAAG GACCGCTCGCACAAGATGGGGAAGCGCTTGCAGATGATGACCAAACGCTACGAGGCCCTGGAGCACCGGCGCGCCCTGGAGGTGGAGGGCTTCAAGACCGACATCCGGGGCCTCCGGCAGAAGCTCAAAGACCTGGAGCAGATGCTCTACAGG GCCACCCTGAGCACCCAGGCCAACAAGGACCTGGCCATGCTCTGCGAGGTCCGCAGCAGCAACCGGCGGGCGCACAAGATCCAAGGGGAGCTGCGGAACCTCAAGTCCAAAGTATTCGGGCTGGAGAACCAGCTGAGGCTCTGCTGA